One part of the Longimicrobium sp. genome encodes these proteins:
- the prfA gene encoding peptide chain release factor 1, producing MDDRIREIRQRYDDLSAQLADPSIHADPKRLRDLSREHSQLAQVVDTAARLEKARDDLDGARALLAESEGDMEMAAMARAEIEQLTGDVERLDGEVKRLLIPRDPLDDRDAVVEIRAGTGGDEAALFAGDLFRMYQRYADRRGWKTELVSVSEGTAGGYKEAVFNVRGANAFGDLRWESGVHRVQRVPATEAQGRIHTSAATVAVLPEAEEVDVQINPAELKIDVYRSSGPGGQSVNTTDSAVRITHLPTGLVVTCQDEKSQHKNKDKAMAVLRSRLLDARIAEQEAERARDRRLQVGTGDRSAKIRTYNFPQSRVTDHRIGFTTHALPQVLDGDLEELLEALKLASETERAA from the coding sequence ATGGACGACCGCATCCGCGAGATCCGCCAGCGCTACGACGACCTGTCGGCGCAGCTGGCGGACCCCTCCATCCACGCCGATCCCAAACGTCTGCGCGACCTGAGCCGCGAGCACTCGCAGCTGGCCCAGGTGGTGGACACCGCCGCGCGCCTGGAAAAGGCCCGCGACGACCTCGACGGCGCCCGCGCGCTGCTGGCCGAGAGCGAGGGCGACATGGAGATGGCCGCCATGGCGCGCGCCGAGATCGAGCAGCTCACGGGCGACGTGGAGCGCCTGGACGGCGAGGTGAAGCGGCTGCTGATCCCCCGCGACCCGCTGGACGACCGCGACGCCGTGGTCGAGATCCGCGCCGGCACCGGCGGCGACGAGGCCGCGCTTTTCGCGGGCGACCTCTTCCGCATGTACCAGCGCTACGCCGACCGCCGCGGGTGGAAGACGGAGCTCGTCTCTGTCTCCGAGGGGACGGCGGGGGGATACAAGGAAGCGGTGTTCAACGTCCGCGGGGCCAACGCCTTCGGCGACCTGCGCTGGGAGAGCGGCGTGCACCGCGTGCAGCGCGTGCCCGCCACCGAGGCGCAGGGGCGCATCCACACCTCGGCCGCGACGGTGGCGGTGCTCCCCGAGGCGGAGGAGGTGGACGTGCAGATCAATCCCGCCGAGCTCAAGATCGACGTCTACCGCAGCTCGGGGCCGGGCGGGCAGTCGGTGAACACGACGGATTCCGCCGTGCGCATCACCCATCTCCCCACCGGGCTGGTGGTAACCTGCCAGGACGAGAAGAGCCAGCACAAGAACAAGGACAAGGCGATGGCGGTGCTCCGCTCGCGCCTGCTGGACGCGCGCATCGCCGAGCAGGAGGCCGAGCGCGCGCGCGACCGGCGGCTGCAGGTGGGCACCGGCGACCGCTCTGCCAAGATCCGCACCTACAACTTCCCGCAGAGCCGCGTGACCGACCACCGCATCGGGTTCACCACGCACGCGCTGCCGCAGGTGCTGGACGGCGACCTCGAGGAGCTGCTCGAGGCGCTGAAGCTGGCGTCGGAGACGGAGCGCGCGGCCTGA
- the rpmE gene encoding 50S ribosomal protein L31, protein MKADIHPNYQAVTVHCACGNTWQTRSTIKDIHVEVCSACHPYFTGKQKLMDSAGRIERFRQRYASADAK, encoded by the coding sequence ATGAAGGCGGACATCCATCCCAACTACCAGGCCGTCACGGTGCACTGCGCCTGCGGCAACACCTGGCAGACCCGCTCGACCATCAAGGACATCCACGTCGAGGTGTGCTCGGCCTGCCACCCGTACTTCACGGGCAAGCAGAAGCTGATGGACAGCGCCGGACGCATCGAGCGCTTCCGCCAGCGCTACGCCAGCGCCGACGCGAAGTGA
- a CDS encoding endonuclease domain-containing protein, whose translation MQSQRRMRGVSAEIQRRAKELRANMTSEERLLWGVLRKHRQKGFYFRRQHPIERFIVDFCCTEKKLCIEVDGPIHDKQEERDDERTTYLAECGYRVLRFTNEDVRDRIHLVAREILAALEDADDCGRSDVG comes from the coding sequence ATGCAGAGCCAGCGGCGTATGCGCGGTGTGAGCGCCGAGATCCAGCGGCGCGCGAAGGAGCTGCGCGCGAACATGACGTCGGAGGAGCGGCTGCTGTGGGGTGTGCTGCGGAAGCACCGGCAGAAGGGCTTCTACTTTCGCCGGCAGCATCCGATCGAGCGCTTCATCGTCGACTTCTGCTGCACGGAGAAGAAGCTGTGCATCGAGGTAGACGGTCCCATCCACGACAAGCAGGAGGAGCGCGACGACGAGCGCACGACCTATCTCGCAGAGTGCGGCTATCGCGTGCTGCGCTTCACGAACGAGGACGTCAGAGACCGGATCCACCTCGTCGCCCGCGAGATCCTGGCAGCACTGGAGGACGCAGACGACTGCGGACGCAGTGATGTGGGATGA